Within Nitrospinota bacterium, the genomic segment ATAAGAGGGGTATTCCCCTCATTTAATGTCACCACTTTTGTGTTATCGTTAACGGGGAGGAAATCTCTGTAGTGATTAATAATTCCTTTCCAGTGGATCACTCTTTGCTCTCCTTACCTTCCTCTACTCTTATTAGCATTGTTTTATCCGCCACTATATCCAATTTATCAATCTTTACTAAGGCTGATTGCATGTTCTCTTCTTTTGCTTCATGGGTCATCATTACAACAGGAACTGACCCCTTTTCCCTTCTTCCTTTTTGAAGAACCGAGGAAATGCTGATATTATGATCACCTAAAACACCTGAGATTTTAGACAGAACGCCGGGTTTATCCAATACTGAAAATCTCAGATAATATTCTAAAACAACTTCTTTTATATCCATATGAGTCAATGGCCGGATACTCTCTTTTCTGTAAGAAAGGGATGGAACCCTAATCTTTTTTTCAATACCAACAATTAGTTCTCTGCTAATATCGACGATATCTCCTACAATAGCACTTCCTGTTGGGAGTGAACCGGCTCCTTTACCAATTAATATGTTCTCCCCTACAACATCACCAGTAGTATAAATAGCATTTAATACTCCATCTACTTTTGAAATGAGATTTTGCATCGGGATCATTGTAGGGTGAACCCTCACATCAATTTTATTATTATATTTTTTAGCGATAGCAAGGAGTTTTATTTTATAACCTAACTCTAGCGCATATTGAACATCCATTGGCGTAATTTTTGTTATCCCTTCAGTATAAACATTTTTTAAAGGAAAATAGGTACCAAATGCAATAGAAGCAAGGATAACTATCTTATGAGCAGAATCTATCCCTTCTATGTCCAATATAGGATCAGCCTCAGCATACCCCTTCTCTTTGGCCTCTTTTAAAACCTCATCAAACTTGCCACCTTCATCTGTCATTTTTGTCAAGATATAATTTCCAGTACCATTAATAATCCCATAAATAGATAGAAAGTTATTAGCCACTAAACCTT encodes:
- a CDS encoding homoserine dehydrogenase yields the protein MKTINIGLIGFGTVGQGVVRILKENRKVIEERLGAVLHLKKIADIDIETPRAVKVNKNILTKDAKEILKDPEIDIVIELIGGLEPAKTFILEAFDNGKHVVTANKALLAEHGEEIFTKANEKSLNIGFEASVGGGIPIIRSLKEGLVANNFLSIYGIINGTGNYILTKMTDEGGKFDEVLKEAKEKGYAEADPILDIEGIDSAHKIVILASIAFGTYFPLKNVYTEGITKITPMDVQYALELGYKIKLLAIAKKYNNKIDVRVHPTMIPMQNLISKVDGVLNAIYTTGDVVGENILIGKGAGSLPTGSAIVGDIVDISRELIVGIEKKIRVPSLSYRKESIRPLTHMDIKEVVLEYYLRFSVLDKPGVLSKISGVLGDHNISISSVLQKGRREKGSVPVVMMTHEAKEENMQSALVKIDKLDIVADKTMLIRVEEGKESKE